In the Symphalangus syndactylus isolate Jambi chromosome 17, NHGRI_mSymSyn1-v2.1_pri, whole genome shotgun sequence genome, CAGCTCGCAGAAGGCGCTGCTGCTGGAGCTCAAGGGGCTGCAGGAAGAGCCGGTCGAGGGCTTCCGCGTGACACTGGTGGACGAGGGCGACCTATACAACTGGGAGGTGGCCATCTTCGGGCCCCCCAACACCTACTACGAGGGCGGCTACTTCAAGGTGAGCGCGGCGACCCCCGCCCGGGTCCCGGAGCCGACGAGCGATCTCGGGCGCCGGGAACCAGCTCCCTGCCCCGCGGTCCTAGCGCTGTTCTTGGGCGGGCCCCGCAGCCTCCTGGCTTGGGCTTGTTTCCCTTCTATGGCCAGGTTCCCCCACCCAGCTCTGCCCGGCCCCCTCCTCGGGCGGTCTCGGGGACCTTCAGTCTCTGCTGCAGTCCCCGAAAATCCCCAGTTCCCTTTAAGGCACCGTCCGGTCCCCTGTTAGGCTCTTGGCCCCCGGAGGGGTGGCCGGGGGCCCTCCCTGTAGCATCTGGGCGTGGGGCTGTTGCCCACCTCCTTGGCGGGGGCTCGACCCCGGCTGCCTCCCCCTCCGCCCCTGCGAGAAAGAGGGAGCGGAGCCGAGGCCGCGCCGGCCTTTCAGCTGCCCTCCCCGGAGGAGACAAAGAGGCCCCCCCAGACCCCGCAGCTGCTATTGTTGGGGAGCTGGGCCCGTGAGCGGGGGAGCGAGGCCAGCCTGGGGGTGGCTGGCGCGGCCACTCGCTCAGGCTCCAACAAAGGCCCGGATGAGCCTTGGCAGCCAGGACCTGCCTGGAAAGCGGCCACCCTTGCCAATAGCAGCCGGCCCGGCGCCCTGGGCTTCATCCCCTGCTTTATGTAACCTGCGCCCtcgggaaggctgaggtaggggcGTCCCTCCCACCTGCTCCCTGCAGCTCTTCTCAGGCCTCCCGGCTCGGACCCGCGTCCCGGACCCCGACCTCAGAAGCTCCGGGTTCGCTCATCCCAGCTGGTCTTGGCCTTTCTCAGATTCCACTGAACAGGTGGCTTCTTGTGACCCAAACCCCGAGTTCTGGGCCATTTCTTCTGCCCTCTGGCGGTTTAATTCCAAGCAGTTTCttgatgtttttgttgttgttgggagcAGGGAGGCTGTTTCTGTCCCATGTGAAAAGGACTCAGGCCAAAACCAGGGCCGTTTTCTTGATCTAACGATCCAGACGTGACCTTTGACTCCTTTTAGCGTTCAGGGACCTCGTTCTCGGGGCCAGAGGGACCAAGCGAGGGGCCCTGTGTGAGAGGTGGGGAACGAGCACCCTGTCCAGGAATCTCCCCCTCCCGCCGTTACTTCCTGCCAAGAGCTTGGACACGACACGGCACCGCCTGGCCCACTCTGCCCCGGCCAGCTGCGGGCGTGGGGCCGAGGAACGGATGCCTCCCGCACGATGTGTGTCTGCTCTCCGGGCTAATGAATGTCTGAACCGCGCCCGCTCAGCGGCTGTGAGGGTAGCAGCCTGGTCTGCTGGGGGCCGTTCCTGAGCTGAGGTTCTGGGTTACAGCAGAGGGTGGGTGGcctgtgggttctgcatctggAATCCTGCGTCCCCACACAGGGAACAGAGTTTGGGCCTGGAGGTTGCCAAATGGTTTTagcagccccctcccccagccccttttGTGTGCTTGGGGGAGCAGCTGGCTATGAGGAGGGGCAGCCCCACCTCGAAGCCAGGCCTGTGAGGCGGCTGCTGTTCTGGAAGGAAGGGATGCGGGTTTCTGGCTGCTGCCCACCAGACCGGTTGCCAGGGATTGTGGGCCGGCATTAGGGGATAATCCGGTTTTCCAGATTTCCCAGGGAGGGGCCTCTAGACATCTGCCGCAGGGTCAGTCGTCAGAAGCCAGCGTTGAGACGGGGGTGCTGCCACCCACAAGGACTCTCCCTTCCCACTGTGCTGGGAGGGAGCTGGGAGAGCGTGGAAGTACAGGAACTGCCGAGTGCCCAGGGCTGCTGCTGCCCAGCCACTGCCTGCAGCCACTGTTCCTTCAGGAGCCGGAGACAGCCCTGGGGCAGGGGCCGCCGGAGAGAGCCCTGCACAGCTTGACTTGCAGTGTGCGCTTGGTGGGGCGCTGTCCTTCTCCGAGCCTGGGCCTGCTCCGGGTAAAAGGCATTCTTAGAGGTGACGAAAACAAGAGGCTCATTGGGACTTGGTGGGGTTTGGTACAGGTGAGGCCTTGGCTGTTGTCAAGGATTGGCACCTGAAACCCAGCACCAGGCTTGGGGGGCCTGAGGTCTTGGGGAACTGCTAGGCAGTTCTGAGACAAGTTCCAGCCTTGCTCTGTGGCCGCGGCCAAGTCACTTGCCTCACGGGGCCCCAGTGAGTTCTCTGTCAAACAGAGGACACCCCCCAAGACCCCCAAAGTGCCCTCCCTGTCCAGGAGGGGCCCGCCAACGATCCAAGACCCCCCAAGTGCCCTCCCTGTCCAGGCCTTGCCCACGATCACTCTTTGGGGATGCTGCCCTCGTGCCTTGGAGTGCTGAGTGCCACCAGGACCCCTGACCCAGACACCCTCTGTGTCTGGCACTGGGGCCCAGCAGGAAAACAGTGAGGCTTCCTTGTTTACCTGCTGTGGCCCAGGAGGGCTGTGGGTGGCATCACGCCCAGGCTGCAGGCCAGACAGCTCTGTCACCCGGCACGTGGCTGCAATCCTCCCTCTGTGGCTGTCCTTGCCAGCAGGTCTGGACCCCCAGAGCCTGGGTGACCACAGGGGGCGATGCTGACAGGGAACGAGTCCTGCCAGGTTTCTGTGACCTATGGGTCTGCCTGCCTGACCCCCCAAGACCGGACACCTGAGGGCAGACGGCCATACTGACTCATCCCCTCCCACGGCCTGGGCCAGGGCAGGTGTCACGAGTGTTTGCTGAGTGAGCAGTCATCTGCGCGAACCCTCCCCACACCCTGGCTGCCAATGCTCTGGAGGTGCAGCCCTGCTCTTGGGCTTCAGCTCCATCCGAGGGGAGCCTGGAGCCCCTGCCAGTCCATTCTGTCTGCTGGTGGGTGCCCCTGGCCTGGGTCCCATGTGCCTGACCTGGGCTGCCACGGGCCTGGAGCCACGCGGGCAGCCAGTGCCCACGTTCCCCGGCAGCTGTGCTGGGCCGGGTCCCGGCCACCTGGATTGTGTAGGAGCTGGGACCAGCTCAGGTGACTCAGAAAAGGCTTGAGGCAGCCTTCTGGGGACTTGACCCCAGGCCCGTGAGAGTCCCTGCCCTGGCCGGGATGGGGTGTCCCTCACACACACCCTCAGGCACCAGCACTGGGAGTGGGATGGCCTTGGGCACCTTGTGagctggggcagggcctggggctgggctgggctgagccaCCCGCCTTCTGCCCCTGCAGGCGCGCCTCAAGTTCCCCATCGACTACCCATACTCTCCACCGGCCTTTCGATTCCTGACCAAGATGTGGCACCCTAACATCTACGAGGTGAGCGCGGCCCCCACGGGCCTCACATCCTCATCCTCCGGGAACCGGGGTGCCGGGAGCCCGTGCTGACCTCCGACCTGTTCCGACCTGTCTTCTCCTTGTGCAGACAGGGGACGTGTGTATCTCCATCCTCCACCCACCGGTGGACGACCCCCAGAGTGGGGAGCTGCCCTCAGAGAGGTGGAACCCCACGCAGAACGTCAGGTAAGCTGGCCCCACCCCCCATGTCCACCCAGAACATCAGGTAGGCCAGGCTCCCTCCCGTGTCCACCCAGACAATCCGGCCAGTCCCACCCCCCGTGTCCACCCAGAACACCAGGTAGGCCGGGCTCCCCCTGCAGGCCGTGGCACCGAGGCCTGATTCGGGACCTGCCAGCCGGCGGTCCTGGGCCTCACTCTACCTGCACGGTAGGTGCTTTCATGAGGCCTGCAGCACTGTGGTGTCTATGCAGACTCCCACCAGGACCCCAGGCCCGCCCCACCGTCTGGAACCACCTAGAGGTGTCCCACCCTCCTCAGTCCTGGgtccttctccttccccagccGTCTCTGGGTTGGTTGCCTCGTGCCACATGTGCCGCCCGGGCCTCGTCCCCGGGTGCGGGCACTGGGCCGTGTTGCCTGTGTGTCCTGGAGTGTAGTCCAGGCAGGACATGGGGGCGTGAGGGCAGCCCCAGGTCTGACGGAGGGGTCTGCACCTTGCTGCTCTCCCTGGTCTTGGCgtgggagggaggaggctgatgcaggtccAGCCCTTGCTGTTCTGGGGGCCTGAGACAGAAGCAGAGGCCATGAGGCCAGATGAAGGTCACCTGCTGGGCGGGTCCAGATGTCCCCGTGACCCTCAGGGCCAGAGAAGAGCCGGAAGGCTGGGGTGCCCCGGGCCGCCCCACTCCAACCCGCCCTCCCCACAGGACCATCCTCCTGAGTGTGATCTCCCTCCTGAACGAGCCCAACACCTTCTCGCCTGCCAACGTGGACGCCTCCGTGATGTATAGGAAGTGGAAAGAGAGCAAGGGGAAGGATCGGGAGTACACAGACATCATCCGGTGAGGGCGGGCGGGGGCGTCACGGGAGGAGAGACTCAGATCCGGCCTGCACCCCAGCCCCTGGTCCCACGGCCACCCAGCCCCACCATCCTGGTGAGGGTGGCGGAGCTTCCTGGTGCCCATTTACAGGGTGCCAGTCACAGATGGAGGCCGGGCCGAGTGGCGGAAGGTCCAGCCAGGTTCAAGCCCAGCTTCttgccctttttcctttttttttttttttttgagacagagtctggctgtgtcgcccagaagggagtgcagtggcgagatctcagctcacagcaagctcagcctcccaggttcacgtcattctcccgcctcagcctcctgagtagctgggactacaggcacccgccaccacgcctggctaattttttgtatttttagtagagatggggcttcaccgtgttagccaggctggtctggatttcctgacctcgtgatccacccgcctcggcctcccaaaaagctgagattacaggcgtgagccactgcgcttggcctggccttttttttttttttttttttttttttttttttttttggagacagttttactctgttgcccaggccgcaatgcagtggtgcaatctcggctcactgcagcctccacttcctgggttggAGCAGTTCTCCCCCTTcatcttcccgagtagctgggattacaggtgcccactaccacgcctggctaatttttgtaatttttagtagaggtgggatttcaccgtcttagccaggctggtctcaaactcctgacctcaggtgatctccccgcctcggcctcccaaagtgctgggatgccaggcgtgagccaccgcacctggcctggtggTTAATGTTTTCATAGATTCTTCCAGGCTTTTCAGTTTAACGCATGTCCGTGCTTTAATGAAGAAATGGGGTCGTGCTGTGCGTGCCCAGTGACTGACTGTTAGTCAGGGGTGTTGGCTTTCCTTGTGTCTGGAGTGCGTCCCTGCAGGCTCTTGGCCTGGCGAGCTCTGGGTATGGCTGTGCAGCCACCTCCCAGTGCCTTCTGTACCTGCGGTCCACTTCGCCTGCGTGGCTGTGTGTGGTGACCCAcggctctccctctcctcccgtCGCCCTCGTGCCCCAGAGCTGAGCCCCACAGCCCCTTCTCTTGGGTGCCTGTGTTCACATGAATGTGTAAACACTTGCGTGTCTGTGTACAGAGACGAGGCTTTCTTTACGGGCTGACGGCCTTAACGGTTCCTGCTCTTCCTGTTACGTAGAGGCCTTtcctatccattttttttttttttcagagtcaaaTTGCATAGATTTCCTCACAGAGGCCTCACCTACTTTCGTTGGTATTTTGTATAAGCAGAATCTTAAAAACAACCTTTAAAATATTGCACACATAATCCATGTGTCTTCCTCACCCCAGGACCCACGAGCATCCAGGGCACCTTCCGTCCTGCACTCGCTGGTCAGCCCGGGGCAGCATCCTGGTGCTGGGCGGTCTCGGCTCTGAGCAGCCATGGTGGGCGGGCCCCGTGCGGCCTCCTGGGAAGTGCCCTGCAAGCACCTGCTGGCCTCTGGAGGTCACAGGGTAGCTGCCCTGGCCATCCCTCTGTGCAGATGTCCTCGGTGGCCCTGGCCCGGCCATGTCACCTGGCCCATGTGGCTGGCTCCTTGGCCCAGT is a window encoding:
- the CDC34 gene encoding ubiquitin-conjugating enzyme E2 R1 isoform X2 — its product is MARPLVPSSQKALLLELKGLQEEPVEGFRVTLVDEGDLYNWEVAIFGPPNTYYEGGYFKARLKFPIDYPYSPPAFRFLTKMWHPNIYETGDVCISILHPPVDDPQSGELPSERWNPTQNVRTILLSVISLLNEPNTFSPANVDASVMYRKWKESKGKDREYTDIIRKQVLGTKVDAERDGVKVPTTLAEYCVKTKAPAPDEGSDLFYDDYYEDGEVEDEADSCFGDDEDDSGTEES
- the CDC34 gene encoding ubiquitin-conjugating enzyme E2 R1 isoform X1 — its product is MARPLVPSSQKALLLELKGLQEEPVEGFRVTLVDEGDLYNWEVAIFGPPNTYYEGGYFKARLKFPIDYPYSPPAFRFLTKMWHPNIYETGDVCISILHPPVDDPQSGELPSERWNPTQNVRTILLSVISLLNEPNTFSPANVDASVMYRKWKESKGKDREYTDIIRGRDGQAPRFRILMRPRRGSGRFCICRLACAGSRLQGWSCLPSLAPPSCSLCSCAQERLLL